In Thermoanaerobaculia bacterium, the following are encoded in one genomic region:
- a CDS encoding UbiX family flavin prenyltransferase: MPGEGKEIVVGISGASGSALAIGLLQSILPLDAVSRIHLVVSPSALAVARQEVGSEIHDARSFVTILGLEPRVAGKIEIHSDDDVSAAISSGSYPTAGMIVVPCSAGTLASIAHGISRGLLQRAADVTLKERRPLVLAFRESPYSLVHLENMAAATRAGAIVMPPSPAFYIEAPSIERLMQAWYFRVARVFGVELPGDFVWRGPRRP, translated from the coding sequence GTGCCGGGAGAGGGGAAAGAGATCGTCGTCGGCATCTCCGGCGCTTCCGGAAGCGCGCTCGCGATCGGGCTCCTGCAATCGATCCTTCCGCTCGACGCGGTCTCCCGGATCCATCTCGTCGTCTCGCCTTCGGCGCTCGCCGTGGCCCGGCAGGAGGTCGGCTCCGAAATCCACGACGCCCGGAGCTTCGTCACGATCCTGGGTCTCGAGCCCCGGGTCGCCGGCAAGATCGAGATCCATTCGGACGACGACGTCTCCGCGGCGATCTCCTCCGGCTCGTATCCGACGGCCGGCATGATCGTCGTGCCGTGCAGCGCGGGAACCCTCGCCTCGATCGCCCACGGGATCTCGCGAGGGCTCCTGCAGCGCGCGGCGGACGTCACGTTGAAGGAGCGCCGGCCGCTCGTTCTCGCGTTCCGCGAGAGCCCTTACTCGCTCGTGCACCTGGAGAACATGGCGGCGGCGACGCGCGCCGGCGCGATCGTGATGCCGCCGTCGCCGGCGTTCTACATCGAGGCGCCGTCGATCGAGCGGCTCATGCAGGCCTGGTACTTCCGCGTCGCGCGCGTTTTCGGGGTCGAGCTCCCGGGCGACTTCGTCTGGCGCGGACCCCGGCGCCCGTGA
- a CDS encoding UbiA-like polyprenyltransferase, whose amino-acid sequence MAAGRFRESLEMIKFSHTVFALPFALLAYFRAAGPQPSLRAGAWVIVAMIGARTAAMAFNRIADRAIDAENPRTATRALPAGRVPVGFAAGLCLAGSFVFLVAAFELNRLAFALAFPTLAVLFGYSFTKRFTALSHVVLGLCLGIAPVGAWVAFRGRIEWPPIALGLAVLFWTAGFDVLYALQDEEFDRERGLRSVPAWLGTVGALWVSGLFHVATLLFLVLFERSVGGGPLLAAAVVVAGIALAIQHAIVRPGDLSRLNAAFFTANGFLSVAVGILGVLDLWLR is encoded by the coding sequence ATGGCCGCCGGGCGATTCCGCGAATCGCTCGAGATGATCAAGTTCTCGCACACGGTGTTCGCGCTCCCATTCGCGCTGCTCGCGTACTTCCGCGCGGCCGGGCCGCAGCCGTCCCTCCGCGCGGGCGCCTGGGTGATCGTCGCGATGATCGGCGCCCGCACGGCGGCGATGGCGTTCAACCGGATCGCCGACCGCGCGATCGACGCCGAGAATCCGCGCACGGCGACGCGCGCGCTTCCCGCGGGAAGGGTTCCGGTCGGCTTCGCGGCCGGGCTCTGTCTGGCCGGGAGCTTCGTCTTCCTCGTCGCGGCGTTCGAGCTCAACCGCCTCGCGTTCGCTCTCGCCTTTCCGACGCTCGCCGTGCTCTTCGGGTACTCGTTCACGAAGCGGTTCACGGCGCTCTCGCACGTCGTGCTCGGCCTCTGCCTCGGAATCGCGCCGGTCGGGGCATGGGTGGCGTTCCGGGGGAGGATCGAATGGCCTCCGATCGCGCTCGGACTCGCGGTGCTCTTCTGGACGGCCGGGTTCGACGTGCTCTACGCGCTCCAGGACGAGGAGTTCGACCGCGAACGCGGGCTGCGCTCCGTCCCCGCGTGGCTCGGGACGGTCGGCGCGCTGTGGGTGTCGGGACTCTTCCACGTCGCCACGCTCCTTTTTCTCGTGCTCTTCGAGCGATCGGTCGGCGGCGGGCCGCTCCTGGCGGCGGCGGTCGTCGTCGCGGGAATCGCGCTCGCCATCCAGCACGCGATCGTCCGGCCGGGCGATCTGTCGCGTCTGAACGCGGCGTTCTTCACGGCGAACGGGTTCCTCTCGGTCGCGGTGGGGATCCTGGGGGTCCTGGACTTGTGGCTGCGATGA
- a CDS encoding deoxynucleoside kinase → MTSPRTDLPLHHIAIDGPIGVGKTSLVELLAKRFQGVKVLEDIDNPFLPDFYKNRKGAAFQTQLFFLLSRYQQQREIAQIDLFSGLVVADYTFPKDKIFACLNLDDSELLIYDKLYTLLSESVPKPDLVIYLQGSLETCMKRVKKRNLGYEKSISVDYLRQLIEAYNYYFYHYEETPLLVVDTNEIDFVNRPEHFDDLVEQIKKIKKGVQYYVPIGSR, encoded by the coding sequence GTGACCTCCCCCCGAACCGACCTTCCCCTCCACCACATCGCGATCGATGGTCCGATCGGCGTCGGCAAGACGTCGCTGGTGGAGCTCCTCGCCAAGCGGTTCCAGGGGGTCAAGGTCCTCGAGGACATCGACAACCCTTTCCTTCCCGACTTCTACAAGAACCGGAAGGGAGCCGCGTTCCAGACCCAGCTCTTCTTCCTGCTGTCCCGGTACCAGCAGCAGCGGGAGATCGCCCAGATCGACCTCTTTTCGGGACTCGTCGTCGCCGACTACACGTTCCCGAAAGACAAGATCTTCGCCTGCCTGAACCTCGACGACTCGGAGCTCCTGATCTACGACAAGCTCTACACGCTGCTTTCGGAGAGCGTCCCGAAACCGGACCTCGTCATCTACCTGCAGGGATCCCTCGAGACGTGCATGAAGAGGGTGAAGAAGCGGAACCTCGGGTACGAAAAGTCGATCTCGGTCGACTACCTGCGTCAGCTGATCGAGGCGTACAACTACTACTTCTACCATTACGAGGAGACCCCGCTCCTCGTCGTCGACACCAACGAGATCGACTTCGTGAACCGCCCCGAGCATTTCGACGATCTCGTCGAGCAGATCAAGAAGATCAAAAAGGGCGTACAATATTACGTTCCGATCGGATCCCGATAA
- the panB gene encoding 3-methyl-2-oxobutanoate hydroxymethyltransferase: MKSAETPVSIPELVSRKGHEKIAVLTAYDAPSARILDAAGIDVLLVGDSVEMAVYGRDSTLTASLDALVRHAAAVSGAARRALVVGDMPFLSYQTSPSEAVRNAGRFLAEGGCGAVKLEGGRRVLPSVEAILAADIPVMGHVGMTPQSFRKFGGFKVQGKTAGAAEEILEDAVALAGAGCFAIVLECVPDALAARITEAVPVPTIGIGAGPHCDGQVLVYHDLLGLSGDFRPKFVRRYAELAPVIEDAARRYLEDVKSGAFPSREETFVPDAPPLRRVY; encoded by the coding sequence GTGAAGTCAGCGGAAACCCCGGTTTCCATCCCGGAGCTCGTCTCCCGCAAAGGCCACGAGAAGATCGCGGTCCTGACCGCGTACGACGCGCCGTCGGCGCGCATTCTCGACGCCGCGGGGATCGACGTCCTGCTCGTCGGCGACTCGGTCGAGATGGCGGTCTACGGCCGGGACTCGACGCTCACCGCCTCCCTCGACGCGCTCGTGCGCCACGCCGCGGCGGTCTCGGGAGCCGCCCGACGCGCGCTGGTCGTCGGGGACATGCCGTTCCTCTCGTACCAGACGAGCCCGTCGGAGGCCGTCCGGAACGCCGGCCGGTTCCTCGCCGAAGGGGGATGCGGCGCGGTGAAGCTCGAAGGGGGACGCCGGGTGCTCCCGTCCGTCGAGGCGATCCTCGCCGCCGACATTCCCGTCATGGGGCACGTCGGCATGACGCCGCAGTCGTTCCGGAAGTTCGGCGGCTTCAAGGTGCAGGGGAAGACCGCCGGGGCGGCGGAAGAGATCCTCGAGGACGCCGTCGCGCTCGCCGGCGCCGGCTGCTTCGCGATCGTTCTCGAGTGCGTTCCGGACGCGCTCGCCGCGCGGATCACCGAGGCCGTGCCCGTCCCGACGATCGGGATCGGCGCCGGTCCCCATTGCGACGGCCAGGTGCTCGTGTACCACGATCTCCTCGGGCTCTCGGGGGATTTCCGGCCGAAGTTCGTCCGGCGCTACGCCGAGCTCGCCCCGGTGATCGAGGACGCCGCCCGCCGCTATCTCGAGGACGTGAAGTCGGGAGCGTTCCCGTCGCGCGAGGAGACGTTCGTCCCGGACGCGCCGCCGCTCCGGCGGGTGTACTGA